Proteins encoded within one genomic window of Pseudalkalibacillus sp. SCS-8:
- a CDS encoding response regulator transcription factor produces MTQVNAVKTKIVLIDDHKLFREGVKRILDMEENFEVVAEGDDGQDAVDLIESYVPDVVLMDINMPNINGVEATRRLVERFPDIKVIILSIHDDEAYVTHAVQTGASGYLLKEMDADALIDAVKVVADGGAYLHPKVTVNLISEFRRIKTQGHESNGNELGFKEVEYRKPLHILTRRECEVLQMLADGKSNRSIGEALYISEKTVKNHVSNILQKMNVNDRTQAVVEAIKNGWVKVN; encoded by the coding sequence ATGACACAAGTAAACGCCGTAAAGACGAAAATTGTACTGATTGATGACCATAAACTTTTCCGTGAAGGGGTCAAACGCATTCTGGATATGGAAGAAAACTTCGAGGTGGTCGCAGAGGGTGACGATGGACAAGATGCGGTCGATCTAATCGAGTCGTATGTTCCGGATGTCGTTCTGATGGACATCAACATGCCGAATATCAATGGTGTCGAGGCAACTCGTCGTCTGGTCGAGCGCTTCCCAGATATCAAAGTCATCATTCTTTCAATCCATGATGACGAAGCATACGTGACGCATGCCGTCCAAACAGGTGCTTCCGGCTACCTATTGAAGGAAATGGACGCGGATGCATTGATCGATGCTGTGAAGGTCGTTGCTGATGGTGGGGCTTATCTTCATCCGAAGGTGACCGTAAACCTGATCAGCGAATTCCGTCGCATCAAGACGCAAGGTCATGAATCCAATGGAAACGAACTTGGATTCAAGGAAGTCGAATACCGTAAACCACTTCATATTTTGACTCGTCGTGAGTGTGAAGTGCTGCAAATGCTCGCTGATGGTAAGAGCAACCGTTCCATTGGTGAAGCCCTATATATCAGTGAAAAGACGGTCAAAAACCACGTAAGTAACATTTTGCAGAAGATGAACGTGAACGACCGTACTCAAGCTGTTGTAGAAGCCATCAAGAACGGCTGGGTAAAAGTGAACTAA
- a CDS encoding sensor histidine kinase, whose product MTMTKTFDPNSIDTILDKTIATVTESKEQIFEIGEQSREEFEKLSNELKEIKEAVLETIHRADVLETRARLARARLAEVSKHFERYGEQEIKQAYESASEFQVQLISTREKESALRQRRDDIERRLLNLKETVERAEMLVSQISVVLSYLDSDLRKVGEMVKNAKEKQDFGLQIIEAQEEERGRVSREIHDGPAQMLANVLLRSELIEKIYATQGVDQARGELKNLRQMVKDALTEVRRIIYDLRPMALDDLGLLPTLEKYLRNLSNSTGIDIQLKSFGNERRLPTKLEVATYRLIQESVQNACKHAEADEIQVKVEFQQNLSILVRDNGIGFDSSQKKDQSFGLVGMKERVELLKGTMKIDTTPGKGTLIFIQIPLSEQEAWK is encoded by the coding sequence ATGACGATGACAAAAACGTTTGATCCAAACAGTATCGACACGATTCTTGATAAGACGATTGCGACCGTAACAGAGAGTAAAGAACAGATCTTTGAGATCGGCGAGCAATCGCGCGAAGAATTTGAGAAACTATCAAACGAATTGAAGGAAATTAAAGAAGCTGTTCTCGAAACGATTCACAGAGCAGACGTATTGGAGACGCGGGCACGATTAGCCCGGGCCAGGCTTGCAGAAGTGAGTAAGCATTTCGAGCGTTACGGAGAACAAGAAATCAAACAGGCTTATGAATCAGCAAGTGAATTCCAAGTCCAGTTGATCTCCACCAGGGAGAAGGAATCAGCCCTCCGGCAACGGCGCGATGATATTGAGCGAAGACTCCTTAATCTAAAGGAGACAGTTGAACGGGCGGAAATGCTCGTCAGTCAGATTAGTGTCGTGCTGAGCTATCTCGACAGTGATCTGCGAAAAGTCGGCGAAATGGTAAAGAATGCAAAAGAAAAGCAGGATTTTGGTTTACAGATCATTGAAGCTCAAGAGGAAGAACGGGGTCGGGTATCCAGAGAAATTCATGATGGTCCGGCACAAATGCTTGCCAACGTTCTCTTGCGTTCTGAATTGATTGAAAAAATATATGCGACACAAGGTGTGGATCAAGCACGAGGTGAGCTGAAGAATTTGAGGCAAATGGTCAAGGATGCTTTGACTGAGGTTCGACGCATCATCTATGATCTTCGTCCAATGGCCCTTGATGACCTAGGACTCCTGCCAACTTTAGAGAAATACTTAAGAAATTTATCAAATTCAACAGGAATTGATATACAGCTGAAAAGCTTCGGCAATGAGCGCCGTCTTCCTACTAAACTGGAAGTTGCAACATATAGGCTTATCCAGGAATCCGTGCAAAACGCATGCAAACATGCAGAAGCGGATGAGATCCAGGTGAAAGTGGAGTTTCAACAAAACCTCTCCATTCTGGTACGTGATAATGGAATCGGGTTCGATTCCAGTCAGAAAAAAGACCAGTCCTTTGGGCTCGTTGGGATGAAAGAACGAGTGGAATTACTGAAAGGAACGATGAAAATTGATACTACCCCTGGAAAAGGGACGTTGATTTTTATACAAATACCATTAAGTGAGCAGGAGGCATGGAAATGA
- a CDS encoding YigZ family protein, with protein sequence MLSTYYTVKEYGEHEQIIQKSRFIGYVQRAQTEEEAQAFIQSIKKKHHDATHNCSAYLIGENDQIQKANDDGEPSGTAGLPILEVLKKRKLKNVVVVITRYFGGVKLGAGGLIRAYGSSTSKALDATGIVERRRMTIMSSSFDYHLLGKVENEIRNSEYMLKEIHYLDTVKVETLIREGEEESFTEWMTNITSGQAEITKIDTQFIEIDI encoded by the coding sequence ATGCTCTCAACATATTATACCGTAAAAGAGTACGGAGAACACGAACAAATCATACAAAAATCAAGATTTATCGGTTATGTCCAACGCGCCCAAACAGAAGAGGAAGCGCAAGCATTCATCCAATCCATCAAGAAAAAGCATCATGACGCGACGCATAACTGTTCTGCCTACCTTATCGGCGAAAACGATCAAATCCAAAAAGCCAATGATGATGGGGAGCCGAGTGGAACTGCGGGCTTACCGATCCTTGAAGTTTTAAAAAAGAGAAAATTAAAAAATGTCGTGGTAGTAATTACCCGTTACTTTGGGGGAGTTAAGCTTGGTGCCGGCGGTTTGATCCGTGCATATGGTTCTTCTACATCAAAAGCACTAGATGCGACAGGAATTGTCGAACGTCGACGAATGACTATAATGTCATCCAGCTTTGATTATCATCTGCTCGGAAAGGTGGAGAATGAAATCCGCAACTCCGAATATATGTTAAAGGAAATCCATTACCTGGATACGGTGAAAGTCGAAACACTCATCCGTGAAGGAGAGGAAGAATCCTTTACCGAATGGATGACCAACATTACGTCAGGTCAAGCTGAGATCACAAAAATCGACACACAATTTATTGAAATCGATATTTAA
- a CDS encoding LCP family protein gives MYRTEIRRKKKRRRKNLLLTSLFLVIFCTIGYGSYLTFKLVNATDNSVEQLKRGDKSNLREEKIDVGEDNFSVLFIGVDAREGDKVSRSDALILATFNKKDKSVKMVSIPRDSYVEIPDRGMDKINHAHAFGGVDLAVQSVENLFGVPVDHYVRLDFRAFIEIVDALGGVEVDVPKTFSVQDSQDREDAITLQEGVHELDGEEALAFVRMRKQDPTGDIGRGERQKQVIKAIIEKGTSLSSITRYGKVIDGLEKNIQMDLTFREIAALHDYAGSIDDIESLQLTGYNSNNGTFYYMLDEGSVETISGKLRSHLEIDTQNSSTASNDTSNGDQTASE, from the coding sequence ATGTATCGAACTGAAATACGCAGAAAAAAGAAACGTCGTCGTAAGAATCTATTATTGACGTCTCTCTTCTTAGTCATTTTCTGTACAATCGGATATGGTTCCTATTTGACTTTCAAACTGGTAAACGCGACCGATAATTCTGTCGAACAGTTGAAAAGAGGAGATAAATCGAACCTTCGCGAAGAAAAAATCGATGTGGGAGAAGATAATTTTTCTGTCCTCTTTATCGGTGTCGATGCACGTGAAGGAGATAAAGTCAGCCGATCGGACGCATTGATTTTAGCCACCTTCAACAAAAAGGATAAATCCGTGAAGATGGTCAGCATCCCTCGTGACTCATATGTAGAAATTCCAGACCGTGGCATGGATAAGATCAACCACGCTCATGCCTTCGGCGGTGTCGATCTGGCCGTCCAAAGTGTCGAGAACCTATTTGGGGTTCCTGTCGACCATTATGTGCGCCTAGATTTCAGAGCATTCATTGAAATCGTCGATGCGCTCGGTGGTGTAGAAGTCGATGTGCCAAAAACATTCAGTGTTCAAGACAGCCAGGACCGTGAAGATGCAATCACCTTACAGGAAGGTGTTCATGAGCTCGATGGTGAAGAAGCACTCGCCTTCGTACGGATGAGAAAGCAAGATCCGACCGGTGACATCGGCCGTGGTGAACGACAGAAGCAAGTCATTAAAGCCATCATTGAAAAAGGAACATCCTTATCGTCGATTACACGGTACGGCAAAGTGATTGACGGACTTGAAAAGAATATCCAGATGGATCTGACATTCAGAGAAATTGCAGCCCTGCATGATTACGCTGGCAGCATTGACGATATTGAGTCCCTTCAGCTTACTGGTTACAACTCCAACAACGGAACGTTCTACTATATGTTGGATGAAGGAAGCGTCGAAACGATCTCAGGCAAACTACGATCACACTTGGAAATCGATACACAAAATAGCAGTACAGCCTCAAATGATACGTCCAACGGAGACCAAACTGCATCAGAATAA